The following are from one region of the Apostichopus japonicus isolate 1M-3 chromosome 17, ASM3797524v1, whole genome shotgun sequence genome:
- the LOC139984573 gene encoding uncharacterized protein, protein MNDDKSEYIVFGSNRQLTKCNTDVLSIGDTPVRRTNSVKLLGVYMDETLNLKHHISMKARASALAMFNLKKIRKYLDKSTCLKIANAMIFSHIEYCNGLFINFPASTNYTAKIILGRSKYDSASAALRQLHILPVNVRGEYKILLLVYKCIHYSAPAYRSKLLEVKTPGHTTRLSKGILLKVPFIRRKCFAGRSFSVAGPTLSPSTQEIRRPSELLKLL, encoded by the coding sequence ATGAATGATGACAAATCGGAGTATATCGTTTTCGGAAGCAATCGTCAACTAACAAAGTGCAATACAGACGTTTTATCCATTGGGGACACTCCCGTCCGTCGTACCAATAGTGTGAAGCTACTGGGTGTTTACATGGATGAAACCCTCAATCTCAAACATCATATTTCCATGAAAGCTCGTGCATCAGCCCTCGCCATGTTTAATCTAAAGAAGATCCGGAAATATTTGGACAAGTCGACATGTCTCAAAATTGCAAATGCCATGATTTTCTCCCATATAGAATATTGCAATGGTCTTTTTATCAACTTCCCGGCCTCCACAAATTACACGGCTAAAATTATTCTCGGCAGATCAAAATATGACAGTGCCTCCGCAGCATTGAGGCAGCTGCATATCCTCCCCGTCAATGTTCGTGGCGAGTACAAGATCCTCCTCCTCGTTTATAAGTGCATACATTATTCAGCACCAGCTTATCGTTCCAAGTTGCTGGAAGTTAAGACACCTGGTCATACAACACGCTTGTCAAAGGGCATCCTTCTCAAGGTTCCTTTCATACGCCGCAAATGTTTCGCAGGCCGCTCTTTCAGCGTTGCTGGCCCCACACTCTCCCCGTCGACACAAGAAATTCGAAGACCATCAGAACTTTTAAAGTTGCTTTGA